The following are encoded together in the Streptomyces sp. NBC_00341 genome:
- a CDS encoding TauD/TfdA dioxygenase family protein produces MSSATTASAPASTVTVQKVGGRIGAVISGVRLGGDLAPGTVAAVRSALLASKVVFFRGQDHLDEDSHEAFGRLLGTPVAHPTVPSADGRYSLGIDSDHGGRANQWHTDVTFVPAYPAFSILRAVTVPPYGGNTLWSNTAAAYAGLPEPLRTLADGLRAVHSNDYDYVALRPDALPEALAQYQKVFTSTKFLTEHPVVRVHPETGERVLLLGNFVQRISGLTGRDSRALIDLFQSHIERPENTVRWQWQAGDVAIWDNRATQHYGVDDSDTHERKLRRVTIDGDVPVGTDGRHSTLISPTEVPEPAFGIASGASAAPAAV; encoded by the coding sequence ATGTCCTCGGCAACCACCGCTTCCGCTCCCGCCTCCACCGTGACCGTCCAGAAGGTCGGCGGCCGCATCGGCGCCGTCATCTCCGGGGTACGTCTCGGCGGTGACCTCGCCCCGGGGACGGTCGCGGCCGTCCGGTCCGCACTGCTGGCCAGCAAGGTCGTCTTCTTCCGCGGCCAGGACCACCTGGACGAGGACAGCCACGAGGCGTTCGGCAGGCTGCTCGGCACCCCGGTCGCCCACCCGACCGTCCCGTCCGCCGACGGCCGCTACTCGCTGGGCATCGACTCCGACCACGGAGGCCGGGCCAACCAGTGGCACACCGACGTCACCTTCGTACCCGCCTATCCGGCCTTCTCCATCCTGCGCGCGGTCACCGTCCCGCCCTACGGCGGCAACACCCTGTGGTCCAACACCGCCGCCGCGTACGCCGGGCTGCCCGAGCCGCTGCGCACCCTCGCCGACGGCCTGCGGGCCGTCCACTCCAACGACTACGACTACGTCGCGCTGCGCCCCGACGCTCTGCCGGAGGCACTCGCCCAGTACCAGAAGGTGTTCACCTCGACGAAGTTCCTCACCGAGCACCCGGTGGTCCGCGTCCACCCCGAGACGGGCGAACGGGTGCTGCTCCTGGGCAACTTCGTCCAGCGCATCAGCGGACTCACCGGCCGCGACTCCCGGGCCCTCATCGACCTGTTCCAGTCCCACATCGAGCGTCCGGAGAACACCGTGCGCTGGCAGTGGCAGGCCGGCGACGTCGCCATCTGGGACAACCGCGCCACCCAGCACTACGGGGTGGACGACTCGGACACCCACGAGCGCAAGCTGCGGCGCGTCACCATCGACGGGGACGTCCCGGTCGGTACGGACGGCCGGCACTCCACCCTCATCAGCCCCACAGAGGTGCCCGAGCCCGCCTTCGGCATCGCGTCCGGCGCCTCGGCGGCCCCGGCCGCGGTCTGA
- a CDS encoding MFS transporter: MTESHATPRQSAESPKRAHGSGIALLVICSCQLMVVLDITIVNIALPHIQTALGFSTENLSWVVNAYTLTFGGLLLLGGRLGDILGRRRVFMFGVVLFAFASLLAGLSQESWQLLAARSLQGVGGAIASPTALSLITTTFREGPDRNRAFGVFAAVSAGGSAIGLLAGGLLVEWLDWRWIFFVNVPIGLLIVLATPRFIRESERHPGRFDVTGALTATLGMVLLVYGFIRASEEGWSDSLTLGAFAAAVVLLAVFIVIEGRSRQPITPLWMFRDRNRAGVYGMMLCLSAAMFGMFFFLTLFVQNILSFSPLRAGLAFLPVSAIIAVGAGFTSRLLPRWGPKPFMVTGSLLCAVGLGWLTQADADSTYLGSLLGPVLVFGLGMGLQFVSLTLMAVSGVASREAGAASGILNTMQQVGGSLGLSILVTVFGTASRNEATHQVPRFLSQATPAEVAQFRRTGQLPGQWGEQVLVTGISRAFVTAVVFAVVAALIALIIVKVRPSDIERLRGGGAAMPAAAEAADAPGGAAAPGAADGPARQPPRPGGQDPPDPER, from the coding sequence ATGACGGAATCCCACGCGACACCCCGGCAGTCTGCCGAGTCCCCGAAGCGGGCACACGGCAGCGGAATCGCCCTACTCGTCATCTGCTCATGCCAGTTGATGGTGGTTCTCGACATCACCATCGTGAACATCGCCCTTCCGCACATCCAGACCGCGCTGGGCTTCTCCACCGAGAACCTCTCCTGGGTGGTCAACGCCTACACGCTGACGTTCGGCGGACTGCTGCTGCTGGGCGGGCGGCTCGGTGACATCCTCGGCCGCCGCAGAGTCTTCATGTTCGGCGTCGTGCTCTTCGCCTTCGCCTCGCTGCTCGCCGGGCTCTCCCAGGAATCCTGGCAGTTGCTGGCGGCGCGTTCCCTCCAGGGCGTCGGCGGTGCCATCGCCTCGCCGACCGCGCTCTCACTGATCACCACGACCTTCCGCGAGGGGCCCGACCGCAACAGGGCGTTCGGCGTCTTCGCCGCAGTCTCGGCCGGCGGCAGCGCCATCGGGCTGCTGGCGGGCGGGCTGCTGGTGGAGTGGCTCGACTGGCGGTGGATCTTCTTCGTCAACGTCCCCATCGGGCTGCTGATCGTGCTCGCCACCCCCCGCTTCATCCGGGAGTCCGAACGCCACCCGGGCCGCTTCGACGTGACGGGGGCGCTGACAGCCACGCTGGGCATGGTGCTGCTCGTCTACGGCTTCATCCGCGCGTCCGAGGAGGGCTGGAGCGACAGCCTCACCCTGGGAGCCTTCGCCGCGGCCGTTGTGCTGCTCGCCGTGTTCATCGTCATCGAGGGCCGGTCGCGGCAGCCGATCACGCCGCTGTGGATGTTCCGCGACCGCAATCGCGCGGGTGTGTACGGAATGATGCTGTGCCTGTCCGCCGCGATGTTCGGGATGTTCTTCTTCCTGACCCTCTTTGTGCAGAACATCCTGAGTTTCAGCCCGCTCCGGGCCGGCCTCGCCTTCCTGCCGGTCAGCGCGATCATCGCCGTGGGGGCCGGCTTCACTTCGCGGCTGCTCCCCAGATGGGGGCCGAAACCCTTCATGGTGACGGGCTCTCTCCTGTGTGCCGTGGGCCTCGGCTGGCTGACGCAGGCGGACGCCGACAGTACGTACCTGGGCAGTCTGCTCGGTCCGGTGCTGGTGTTCGGGCTCGGCATGGGGCTGCAGTTCGTGTCGCTGACGCTGATGGCCGTGTCCGGTGTGGCGTCGCGGGAGGCGGGCGCGGCGTCCGGAATCCTCAACACCATGCAGCAGGTGGGCGGTTCGCTCGGCCTGTCCATCCTGGTCACGGTCTTCGGTACGGCCAGCCGCAACGAGGCCACCCACCAGGTCCCGCGCTTCCTGTCGCAGGCGACCCCCGCAGAGGTGGCGCAGTTCCGCAGGACGGGCCAGCTCCCCGGGCAGTGGGGCGAGCAGGTGCTGGTGACGGGCATCTCCAGGGCCTTCGTCACCGCCGTCGTGTTCGCCGTGGTGGCCGCGCTGATCGCGCTGATCATCGTCAAGGTGCGCCCCTCGGACATCGAGCGGCTGCGGGGCGGCGGCGCCGCGATGCCCGCGGCGGCGGAGGCCGCCGACGCTCCGGGGGGAGCGGCGGCACCGGGTGCCGCGGACGGGCCCGCCCGGCAGCCGCCGCGGCCGGGCGGCCAGGATCCCCCCGACCCGGAACGATGA